One Benincasa hispida cultivar B227 chromosome 5, ASM972705v1, whole genome shotgun sequence genomic window carries:
- the LOC120077545 gene encoding protein DMR6-LIKE OXYGENASE 2-like, whose product MGALEDFDKAFIQAPEHRPKLAVSEADGIPTIDLSPIFNSPGGDFPDDLVRQIASASSEWGFFLVVNHGVPSEKRRRIEATAREFFGQSLEEKRKVRRDEGVVTGYFDTELTKNVRDWKEVFDFMVADPTVVPASPEPDDDELTHWTNQWPEYPPEFREACEEYVEELEKLGHKLMELIAVSLGLPAKRFRDYFKEQTSFVRLNHYPSCPSPELALGVGRHKDPSVLTVLAQDDVGGLEVKRKRDGEWVRVKPVPDSYVVNVGDITQVWSNEKYESVEHRAMVNSKKERYSIAFFFNPSHSTIIEPLEELINPQNPLKYKSFTYGKFLANRKRSNFKKLNVENIQISHFKITH is encoded by the exons ATGGGAGCTCTTGAGGATTTCGATAAGGCTTTCATCCAAGCTCCAGAGCACCGCCCCAAGCTCGCCGTCTCCGAAGCCGATGGTATTCCCACCATCGACCTCTCTCCCATCTTCAACTCCCCCGGTGGGGATTTTCCCGACGATCTAGTCCGACAAATCGCCTCTGCTTCCTCGGAGTGGGGATTCTTTCTGGTGGTCAACCACGGCGTCCCGTCCGAGAAGCGGCGGCGGATAGAGGCCACTGCCCGGGAATTTTTCGGGCAGAGTTTGGAAGAGAAGAGGAAAGTGAGGAGAGACGAAGGGGTTGTGACCGGCTATTTTGATACGGAGTTGACCAAGAATGTCAGAGATTGGAAGGAGGTGTTTGATTTCATGGTGGCGGATCCGACCGTCGTTCCGGCGTCGCCGGAGCCTGATGACGACGAGTTGACTCATTGGACCAATCAATGGCCGGAATACCCACCGGAATTCAG GGAGGCTTGTGAGGAATATGTTGAAGAGTTAGAGAAACTTGGCCACAAATTAATGGAACTGATCGCCGTTAGCTTGGGATTGCCAGCAAAAAGGTTTCGAGATTACTTCAAAGAGCAAACAAGTTTTGTGAGACTAAATCACTATCCATCGTGCCCATCCCCGGAGCTGGCACTCGGTGTCGGCCGCCATAAGGACCCCAGCGTCTTGACGGTGCTCGCTCAAGACGATGTCGGAGGACTAGAAGTGAAAAGGAAGAGAGATGGAGAGTGGGTTCGAGTCAAACCTGTACCCGATTCTTACGTCGTGAATGTTGGTGATATTACTCAG GTTTGGAGCAATGAGAAGTATGAGAGTGTGGAGCATAGGGCTATGGTAAACAGCAAAAAGGAAAGATATTCCATTGCCTTCTTCTTCAACCCATCTCATTCCACCATTATTGAGCCTTTAGAAGAGCTCATTAATCCCCAAAACCCTCTCAAATACAAATCTTTCACTTATGGGAAATTCCTTGCCAACAGAAAACGCAGTAACTTCAAGAAACTTAATGTTGAAAACATTCAAATCTCCCACTTCAAGATCACCCACTAG